In the bacterium genome, CGCCATACCAAGTGTATTCGTATTGACCGGCGCCAAGGAATCCCGACTGAAGCGTCGAAACCTTGCGGCCAAGGATGTCAAACACTTCAAGCGTGACATCGCCTGCTTTTTCAAGATTGAATGCGATCTTTGTCTCGGGGTTGAACGGATTCGGGTAATTTTGTCCCATCGAGAACTGACCTGGAATCGCATAGCCGCCGTCAGCAACATCAGTCGATTGATCAACCGTCGTGGTAATGACCTTGTTGAAATCAGCGGACGGATCGAACAGCGAAGTGACCGAAATCGTAAGTTCGTCCTGCTGACCGACGGTGGCCGAGCCTGGGACAAAAACTGTGACTTGGATCTGCTTGGTCTCTCCCGGATTCAGATAGAATGAATTCGCGGGCTGATTGTGCGAGATTGTCCATCCAAGCGAGCTGAACAGGTCGAGATTAATCCAATCGATGCCATCGCCGTCGTTCTCGACAGTGATGATGTAATTGGTTGGGACTCCTGCAAATCCTTGTCCGCCATCCGGACCGACGATATTGAGCGAAAAATTCTGGACTGTGGCTAAATTCATTAACTGGATCGGTCCAATTCCGATCCAAAGGTCGCTATCGGGGCCTAACTTGGATGCTACTCTTCCATTGACCTTAAAAACAACCACCTCATTTGCGACACAGCCCTCGTCCAGTGCTGGAGTAAAGAGATCGTCTCCGTACACGTTGGTCGCAATATACGTTCCTGCCGTCGCAGTAATGCGCTCGCCGCAGAGAACGCCGGACTGGTCAAATGCCTGAACAATGCTTCCGATTGGCATCGGGTTTCCATTGAGAGTACAGGCCGTACCGCCGAAATTCGTCCAGACATTCGTCGGTGTAACTTGTCCCAGCGCAGCTGCAGTCATCCCGATTGCAACCATTAGCGCCAAAATCAATATTCGTGTCACCTTCATAACTTTATATCCCTCGTGAAAGTTTGTATTCATAATAATCATCACCTTCGTCTCCGCAAACTATTTTACGAGCATCATCTTCCGGGTGTAAGAAAAATCTCCGGCCGACAGGCGATAAAAGTAAATGCCGGAAGGAGCTGTCCGACCAGACAAGTCATCACCATTCCAAGTCACGCTGTAGCGACCGGCGGGAAGGTTTCGATCTACCAGCACATTCACCTGTTCGCCGAGAAGATTGTATACTTCGACGCGGGCATGGCTGGATACGGGTAGATTAAATTCAATCATTGTTGACGGATTAAAGGGATTCGGATAATTCTGATTCATGCTGAAGTCATTCGGCAACGCATCCGAAAGCTTTGTGACAGAATTCAGATTCGAAATCGACAGATTGTCGCCGAATCTTCCGTAGGCAAAACTCTCACGTACCGGTTCGCCATTGATAGAAAGGCTGATCAAGCTGCCCGGTTCGAGACCTTCGTCGTTCGCGGTCGATTTGTCGTCGAAATAGACCGGCGTGAAACTCAACTTACCGTCTTGTTCGACCAGTGCCTGACCGCACAGCGTTCCCGACTCGTCAAAGATTTCGACAATCGAACCCGCGCGAATCAACTGGCCATCAAGGTTGATGCCTTCTCCATAGAGATTTACCCACTCACGGGTCGGTATCAAACTATATGACATCGGTCCTTGTTTGAAGGATTCGGTTATATTCGGGATATTCCACGGCGACGGCAGCGCACCCGGATAAGCCAGTACCGAAGGCGTCGTCGTCTTAACCCAGTAGCCGAAATCACGGCGCATGAATTCGAGAGAAGCCAATTCCGGATTAGCCGGATCGTAGGAAACGCCTCCGCTTTCATAGCCAAGAGTAACTACCAAGTCATCAATCATTGATTGCAGTGCAATCTCGGGTTCGTTGTCTTCATCAGGAAGATAGCTTACCAGGTTCCAATTCGATTCAAGTTGAATCGGAGTTCCCGGTGCAGCCTTGAGTCCGGTTACACAAAGAACTGTGTCGCAATCCATCCGGAACCAGTATCCGTGCAGGTGATAAAGAGCTTGTAATGTTGAGAACTGCGGCAGATTCGGATCATAGGTTGCCGCACCGGCTTCAAATCCGAAGATGCCGTCAACGCAGCCTTTGATATCCGCTATGATCGTCTCAATGTTGTCATCCGGTGTGTCGACGTTCCAGCTGATCAGATTCCAGCCTTCGCTAAGGGCGATACAGCGGGTTTCTTCTTCCGGCTCATCCGTTATCGTAAGATGAACCTGTGCCCAGGCTGTTTGCGGATCAGCATTCGGATCACTCACGGCTATAGAGTCGTTGTATTCACCCGCAGCGAGGCCGGCAACACTGACAGTCAAATCAACAGTGCTTGGCGCCGCGCCGGAGTTGGGAGAAACAGTCAACCAGTCGGGCTTGTACGTCACTGACCAGTTGAGCGGCTCATCGCCGAGATTTGTGATGCTCATTGACTGAGACAACGGGTCAATATCGATTTCGGTCAAGAAATAGAATTCATCTGGATTAAGATCAATCACTGGCGGGCCAGGTTCTCTGACTGTCAACGTAATCGGCGCATACAGTTGTTTCGGTGTGGCGAATTCGTCATGCACCGCGATCGAATCGATGTAGGTACCAAGGGCGAGCCCGGTTACATCGACGCTGACCGTAACGTTTGTTGGAGCCGTACCAGAGTTTGGTGTGAGAGTAACCCAGTCAGGCTTGTAAGTGATGTCCCAATTCAATGGATCGATTCCAAGATTTGTTACTTCCAAATTCTGCGACGGCGGATTTACACCGATCGTAGCGACAAATGCCAGAGAATCCGGATTGAGGCTGATAATCGGTCGATGAGTGAAAATATGCAAGCGACCGAAGTTGAATGCATCCTGCACTGGAGTTCCAGATGTGTTAAGCATCTTAAACTGCATGTCACCGATCGTGCTTGAATCAACGCAAATTGTGTGAGCATGTGCCGACGAGAAAATCAAAAAGTGTACGGTCGCAATCAGGCCGTCACCCGCAGGCAACGGTGTTCCTTCGGCGGCATCGAATGTCACCCAGAACTTGCGGCCGCCAAGATCGAATCCCTTGGTAATCGCACCGAGCCCAAGGAAACGGCTGCCGACGACTGATACTGAATCGATTCTTACATATGTGCCGGGAACGAAGTCAATAGGAGCAATCACTTGATCAATAGCTACGTTGTTGCTCATATAAACGGGATATGCTACCCGCTGTCCGTTGGCGATATACACTTCCGGCATGGAAATGACGTTCAGGGGTGTCTGTGCAAACACAGACCCGGTTGTCAACATGAATAGAACAGTGACAACAGCCACAAACATTAAACGTCCCGGTAACATCTTCATCGAAGAGTCCCTCCTAAAAAGAAGTAATAATCTAAGTCAATTCCCCGTGAGGGGACCACAGTTCCAAATGGTGTGATCTTCCTATATCTGGCGAGTAGTCTCATTTGCAGACTACAAACAGCGGTAAGTATGAGCAAAGCATTCCTTCTTTGCCGCGATAATATAACCCCATACCCAAAAGAGTCAAGCGAAAATGCTCAACAAAGAGGAGCGCAAATGTCTAATTCTTAAACAGTTACGGCTAATAGCTAAAGTCAATAATCGTAGGGAGCTGCCAACTATCATTTGACAAAAGCAGTTATACGGTATTGATTTAGAGTGCCGAAAATTCGGCAGGGATAAGGTTTCGGGCTTACCGGACGATATCCCATACTATATAAAGGAGTATTGAGTGCAGATTTCGCGCTATCTAACCCCGAAACTCGTTAAGCTGGAAATGGATACGGTATTTGAGCCGCCGGAAGACGGCGAGGCACAGATACTCACCATCAAGCGAATTCAGGAGCGTAAGGAAGCACTCATTGCCGAATGTGTTGATCTTCTCAACCTGTCGGGAAAGGTCGGAAATAAGAACAAACTCCTCAGAGACCTATTTGACCGGGAGAAAAAGGCGACAACTGCAATCGGTAAGGGGATCGCTATCCCACATGTTAGGACTATGCAGGCCAAGGAACTGATTATCGCTATCGCGCGGTCTACTGAAGGTTACGACTTTGACGCCGCTGACGGACAACCGGTTCATGTGTTTGTCGCGATGGCCGCGCCGCCCTATGACGACAGTTTGTATCTTCGTGTCTTTCGCGCCCTCGCCCAGCTCTTCACTTACGAAGGGTTTTACGAGCGGATTATGACAGCCCAGCAACCATATGATGTTATCCGCGCTATCCAGGAAATTGAGTAATCCCGCTTCATTGCCGAGGATCGCGACAGAGATTAGAACTTTCAGAAATCTACTTTAGCGAGGGGCTGCAATACTCGTGGGAAGATCCAACGTCACCGTCGTACCTCGACCGATTTCGCTTTCAACTTTGATATCACCCTGATGCTTCTTTACGATATTGTATGCTGCAAACAGCCCGAGTCCTGCCTTTATTCGCGAGCCTTTGCGGCTAAATGTAGGCTCAAATAGATGCTCGAGTTGCTGTTGTGGAATGCCAGTTCCTGAATCGGAGATGATCACTTTGATTCGATGTTTGTCATTCTTGGTAGTGATCGAGATCTTGCCGTCGTCGCGAATTGACTCAACTGCGTTTCGAAGCAGATTCATAAATACCTGATTGAGTTCGCCGGGATAGTGTGGAAATGCCGGAACCTCGCCAAAGTTCTTTTCCAGCTTGATGCGGCCATTCAGTTCCGGTTCGAGCAACTGCAATGCGCTGTTGATACCTTCGTGAATATCAGCCTGCTGAAATGATGCTTCATCCAGACGGGAAAACGTTTTGAGACTGCGCATCAGCGCCAAAAGGCGCTCCAGCGCGCTTTCAAGGACGGTTTGATTCTCCAACATAACACGAACAAGCCTGCTATCGCGATCGACCGAGATGCCATCGTCGCGATGTAGCTCTGCCAGCGCAGCCACACATCGCTTGATTACATCGTTGGCGCTGGTCATAACACCCAGCGGTGTATTGATTTCGTGAACTACGCCTGCAACAAGCGAACCCAGTGCCGCCATCTTTTCCGAGTGTACCAGTTGACTTTGGGTGGCGCTGAGTTCTGCCAACAACTGCTCAAGCTGCTCGTTCTTTTCCTGCAACTCGCGATTCTTCTCTTGCTCCATAGCAGCCATCTTTTCAGCGCCTTC is a window encoding:
- a CDS encoding T9SS type A sorting domain-containing protein, whose translation is MKMLPGRLMFVAVVTVLFMLTTGSVFAQTPLNVISMPEVYIANGQRVAYPVYMSNNVAIDQVIAPIDFVPGTYVRIDSVSVVGSRFLGLGAITKGFDLGGRKFWVTFDAAEGTPLPAGDGLIATVHFLIFSSAHAHTICVDSSTIGDMQFKMLNTSGTPVQDAFNFGRLHIFTHRPIISLNPDSLAFVATIGVNPPSQNLEVTNLGIDPLNWDITYKPDWVTLTPNSGTAPTNVTVSVDVTGLALGTYIDSIAVHDEFATPKQLYAPITLTVREPGPPVIDLNPDEFYFLTEIDIDPLSQSMSITNLGDEPLNWSVTYKPDWLTVSPNSGAAPSTVDLTVSVAGLAAGEYNDSIAVSDPNADPQTAWAQVHLTITDEPEEETRCIALSEGWNLISWNVDTPDDNIETIIADIKGCVDGIFGFEAGAATYDPNLPQFSTLQALYHLHGYWFRMDCDTVLCVTGLKAAPGTPIQLESNWNLVSYLPDEDNEPEIALQSMIDDLVVTLGYESGGVSYDPANPELASLEFMRRDFGYWVKTTTPSVLAYPGALPSPWNIPNITESFKQGPMSYSLIPTREWVNLYGEGINLDGQLIRAGSIVEIFDESGTLCGQALVEQDGKLSFTPVYFDDKSTANDEGLEPGSLISLSINGEPVRESFAYGRFGDNLSISNLNSVTKLSDALPNDFSMNQNYPNPFNPSTMIEFNLPVSSHARVEVYNLLGEQVNVLVDRNLPAGRYSVTWNGDDLSGRTAPSGIYFYRLSAGDFSYTRKMMLVK
- a CDS encoding T9SS type A sorting domain-containing protein; this encodes MKVTRILILALMVAIGMTAAALGQVTPTNVWTNFGGTACTLNGNPMPIGSIVQAFDQSGVLCGERITATAGTYIATNVYGDDLFTPALDEGCVANEVVVFKVNGRVASKLGPDSDLWIGIGPIQLMNLATVQNFSLNIVGPDGGQGFAGVPTNYIITVENDGDGIDWINLDLFSSLGWTISHNQPANSFYLNPGETKQIQVTVFVPGSATVGQQDELTISVTSLFDPSADFNKVITTTVDQSTDVADGGYAIPGQFSMGQNYPNPFNPETKIAFNLEKAGDVTLEVFDILGRKVSTLQSGFLGAGQYEYTWYGVDNSGRQAASGIYFYRLSSNEFSLTRKMTLLK
- a CDS encoding PTS sugar transporter subunit IIA encodes the protein MQISRYLTPKLVKLEMDTVFEPPEDGEAQILTIKRIQERKEALIAECVDLLNLSGKVGNKNKLLRDLFDREKKATTAIGKGIAIPHVRTMQAKELIIAIARSTEGYDFDAADGQPVHVFVAMAAPPYDDSLYLRVFRALAQLFTYEGFYERIMTAQQPYDVIRAIQEIE